Part of the Nocardia farcinica genome, CGGGTAGTAGCCGCGTTCGCTGAACGCGCGCGCGGCCGCCCGCACGATCTGCGCCTTGCGGTCCTTGGGCCGACGCCGCACGCCGGCTTCGCCGCCCGAGCGGTTCGCCGTCGCACCCGAACCGTTCCCGGCCGGGGCCGCCGCCGCGGTCGGGCCCGAGTCGGGTCGCGCCGCCGCGAGATCGACCTCGCCGTGTTCCGCGACCATGCACCTCTCCCGTTCCGGACCGGCGCCGCGTGGTTGACAGCGCCGGACAAGTCACCTTAAGTTAACCACAATTCGCAAAGTTAACCACCATTCACGGTCCGGCGCCCGCCGAATCTCCGATCAGGAGCGCACCACATGAGCACTACCGAATCCGCGTCCGCAGCGCCGGCCACAGCCGGTTTCTCGGCGGTTCAGGACGGCAGGATCCTGCGCGTCACCATCACCAATCCCAAGCGGAAGAACGCCATCGACTACGACACGATGGTCGCGCTCGGCGACACGTTCCTGGCGGCGGCGCAGGACCGCGCCGTCCGGGCGATCGTACTCACCGGCGAGGGCGGGGATTTCTGCACCGGCGCCGACCTGTCCGCCTCGGCGGCCGAGAGCCAACGCGGCATCACCTCCGACATGGTGATGGACGCGGCCAACCGGCTGGTGCGCGCGATCGTGGACGCGCCGGTGCCGGTGATCGTCTCGATCAAGGGCGCCGCCGCGGGAGTGGGTGTGGGCATCGCGCTGGCCGCCGATCTCGTCTACGCGGCCGAGGATTCCTACCTGCTACTGGCGTTCATCAACATCGGCCTGATGCCCGACGGCGGCGCGGCCGCGCTCGTCGCCGCCGCGGCGGGCCGCCCGCTGGCCTCGCGGATGGCGCTGCTGGGCGAGCGGCTGCCCGCGACCGAGGCCGCGCGGGCCGGGCTGTTCACCGCGGTGCTGCCCGCGACCGAGCTCGACGCCGCCGTCGAAGCCGCCGCGCAGAAGATCGCCACCGGTCCGCGCCGGGCGCTCGAGCTGACCAAGCGGGCACTGAACCAGGCGACGCTGGCCGCGCTGGACGAGACCCTCGCCACCGAGAAGGCCGGGCAGACCGAACTGCTCCAGTCGCCGGACTTCGCGGAGGGCGCCACCGCGATGCTCACCAAGCGCAAGCCGGTCTTCGCCGACTGACGGCAGTCCCGAAGCCACCGCGCCGGTCGTGCCGGCGCGGTTCGGTGGTTCGCGGGTCGCCCACGGGTAGCTCGGGCCCGCGAACTCCCACCGGTTCGGTGACACCGGACACACAACCGCCCCCGGCCGACTATGTTCATCGGCTATGACTTCTCTGGTCACCGGGGCCACCGGATTCATCGGCCGATTCCTCGTGCCCGCGCTGCTGCGCCGTGGCGACACCGTGCACGTACTGGTTCCGCCGGACGAGCGCGGCCGGTACGACACCTGCGCGCGCGATTGGGCGGGCGGCGAACGGGTACGGCCGGTCGAGGCCGATCTCGACCGCGTCGACCCGGCCTGGGTGCGCGCGCACCGCGGGGACATCGAGCACGTCTTCCACCTCGACCCCGCCGCCGGCGCCGCCCAGCACGCGATCGCGCTCGCCGCCGGATTGGATGCGGCCCGCCTGCACCATGTTTCGACGGTGGAGATCTCCGGCGATCACCACGGGGCCTTCACCGAGGACATGTTCGACGTCGGGCAGACCCTGCGCCCGGCCCAGCGCGTCCACCTCGACGCCGAACGCGCCGTCCGCGCCAGCGGCCTGGACTGGCGGATCTACCGGCCCGCCATCGTGATCGGTCACTCCCGCACCGGGGAGATCGACCGGGCGGGCAGCGCCCAGCGGTTCTTCCGGATGCTGCGGATGGCGGCCCAGCTGCCACGGCTGCTGCCGGTGCTCGTGCCACGGCTCGGCGAAACCAACATGGTGCCGGTGGATTTCGTCGTCGCGGCGCTGGATCATCTCGCCCACGCCCCGGGCGGGCAGCACACCACCTTCCACCTGGTCGACCCGGTCCGCACCCGCGCGGTCGACGCGCTGAACCTCTTCGCCGACGAAGCCGGCGCCCCGCACCTGGTGGAGGTGATGCCCAAGGACACCCTGCGCGCGGTGCTGCGGCTGCCGGGCGCACAACGGATGCTGCCGAGCGTGGGCATCGACCCGCCGGTGCTCGAGCACAACGAATTCGGCTGCTGGTTCGACCGCGCCAACACCACGGCCGGGCTGGCGGGCACCGACATCACCGTGCCGCCACTGGCCGACTACGCGCCGCGCATCTGGAAGTACTGGACCGAGAACGGCGCGTGAGAAAGCGAACCGCCCCGCACACTCGGGGTGTGCGGGGCGGTCGAGCGAGGATCGCTCAGGTGGCACTCACAGGCCGAGGCCCTTGGCCAGCACCGGCCAGGACTTCGGGAACTCCTCGTTCCAGTAGCCCCACGAGTGGGTGCCGTTGGGACGGAAGTTGTAGGTGGCCGGGATGCCCAGCTCGTCGAGTCGGGTCTTGAGGTTGTTCGTGCAGTAGTTGGTGCCCGCCTCGATGACGCCGCCGATCAGGATCTGGTTGGCCAGACCGTAGGAACCGGGCAGCGCGTAGGGGCCGTTGAGGGTGTCGTACGGGCCGGGGATGCCGTTGCCGGTGGAGATGTAGAGCTCCAGCCCGCGCAGGCCCTCGGCGTTGACGTACGGATCGTTCTTGACCCACTCCTCCGAGCCCTGCGGACCCCACATGTTCTCGGTGTCGCCGCCGCCCCAGGTCTCGACGGTCAGCTTGACGAACTCCGAACCCACCGGGTCACTGGTCTGCGCGCAGCCGCTGTAGGCCGCGGCGGCCTTGTACAGGCCCGGCTTGGCGATCGGCAGTGCCAGCACGGTGGTGCCCGAGGTGGACAGGCCCGCGATGGCGTTGATGCCGTTGGTGCCCAGCGCGCCGTCGACCAGCGGCGGCAGCTCCTCGGTGAAGAAGGTCTTCCACTTGTTGCGACCCAGCGTCGGATCGTCCTTGATCCAGTCGGTGTAGTAGCTCCACTTGCCACCGATGGGCTGGATGACGTTGACGTTCTTGTCGCTGAGGAACTTCAGCGCGTCGGACTTGGCGACCCAGGAGGCGTCGTCCTCGCCGCCGCCCGCACCGTTGAGCAGATAGAGCGTGGGCCGCGGCACCGACGCGTCGGCGGGGCGCTGCACGTCGATGATGACGTTCTCGTCCATCGCGGCCGAGTACACGTACAGGCGCAGGTTGCGGTCGTCCTTGATCTCCGCCTTGGTGATCTTCGATCCGTCCGGGGCGGTGGGGTTGGCCAGCAGCGCCTTGGAGTCGATGATCGGGTCAGCCGTCGCCGAGGATGCGCCGAGTCCGGACATGAGTCCCGCGAACACCGCAGTAGTCGCGATCATCGCCGCGGCACGCGTGCCACGGCGCCGGGTGTGTCGACGTATCAATTTCGCACCTTCACTTCGTATCGGGATCACGGATGGGGCTTCCCCAGCCGGACGTCCGCAGGGTGCGCCACGCCCGACCATACGGCTTGTTAAGTCGTTACAACAGGTCGTTCCGTTACCTCACAAAAGGAGGTTCCGTCGCCTCGTCGTGACATCATGCCCGACCGGCCCCCGCGGGCAGGCCCGCACCCCCGGCGGCGAGTCGCGCCGCGAGCACGGGTCCGATCTGGGCGAGGGCGTGCGGCGCGGTCATCTCGTCGTGGGCGGCGTGCACCGGGTGATCGGCGACCTCGCCGTCGACGAAGGGACGCCACTTCGCGGCCGAGTTCTCCGGGTCGATACCGCGCACCAGGTTGGCGCCGAGGATGCGGGCGCTGAAGTAGTCGACCCGGCCGCGGAACACGCCGGGACGGTGCTCGCCGATCAGCTCCGCCGACCGGACGGCGCTGCGATAGACCCGGCCGAGCCGCTCGGGGGTCAGCGTCGACAACTCCGGCGGTATCGCCGCGTGCAGGGCGAGCAGCTCGTCCTCGCCCAGCGCGGGCGCCGGACTGTCGCCGAGCAGGTTGTCGGCCTGGATGCCGATCTCGGCGAGCGCGCCGCGCAGCGCGACCCGGAAATCGGCGGCGGCGATGTCGTGGTGGCTGTCCAGCAGCGCGAGCAGGGCGACCTGCTCCCCCGCCTCCTGCAAGGCGACCGCGACCGCGTGCGCCAGGATGCCGCCCAGCGACCAGCCGAGCAGGTGGTAGGGGCCGTACGGCTGGACCGAGCGGATCTCCGCCAGGCAGCGGGCGGCCATCTCGCCCAGCGACTCCGGCAGGTAGTCCGGTTCCGACAGCGCGGGCGATTGCAGACCGAGCACCGGCCGCCCCTGCTCCACGTAGGGCAACAGGCCCGCGTACCCCCACGACAGACCCGCCATCGGATACAGGCAGAACAGCGGTGGCAGTGTGCCCTCGCCGCGGATCGGCAGCAGCGGGCCGAGCGCGTCGGCGGTGCCCGCGTCGTAGTCCACGCCGTAGGCCT contains:
- a CDS encoding alpha/beta hydrolase; this encodes MIATTAVFAGLMSGLGASSATADPIIDSKALLANPTAPDGSKITKAEIKDDRNLRLYVYSAAMDENVIIDVQRPADASVPRPTLYLLNGAGGGEDDASWVAKSDALKFLSDKNVNVIQPIGGKWSYYTDWIKDDPTLGRNKWKTFFTEELPPLVDGALGTNGINAIAGLSTSGTTVLALPIAKPGLYKAAAAYSGCAQTSDPVGSEFVKLTVETWGGGDTENMWGPQGSEEWVKNDPYVNAEGLRGLELYISTGNGIPGPYDTLNGPYALPGSYGLANQILIGGVIEAGTNYCTNNLKTRLDELGIPATYNFRPNGTHSWGYWNEEFPKSWPVLAKGLGL
- a CDS encoding SDR family oxidoreductase, giving the protein MTSLVTGATGFIGRFLVPALLRRGDTVHVLVPPDERGRYDTCARDWAGGERVRPVEADLDRVDPAWVRAHRGDIEHVFHLDPAAGAAQHAIALAAGLDAARLHHVSTVEISGDHHGAFTEDMFDVGQTLRPAQRVHLDAERAVRASGLDWRIYRPAIVIGHSRTGEIDRAGSAQRFFRMLRMAAQLPRLLPVLVPRLGETNMVPVDFVVAALDHLAHAPGGQHTTFHLVDPVRTRAVDALNLFADEAGAPHLVEVMPKDTLRAVLRLPGAQRMLPSVGIDPPVLEHNEFGCWFDRANTTAGLAGTDITVPPLADYAPRIWKYWTENGA
- a CDS encoding enoyl-CoA hydratase yields the protein MSTTESASAAPATAGFSAVQDGRILRVTITNPKRKNAIDYDTMVALGDTFLAAAQDRAVRAIVLTGEGGDFCTGADLSASAAESQRGITSDMVMDAANRLVRAIVDAPVPVIVSIKGAAAGVGVGIALAADLVYAAEDSYLLLAFINIGLMPDGGAAALVAAAAGRPLASRMALLGERLPATEAARAGLFTAVLPATELDAAVEAAAQKIATGPRRALELTKRALNQATLAALDETLATEKAGQTELLQSPDFAEGATAMLTKRKPVFAD